The following DNA comes from Shinella zoogloeoides.
ACGTCGAACGCGTCAACCGCAAGATCGCCGGCCTTCCCGGCCCACTGGTGCTGGTGCAGGCAGCGACGACGGCAGAACTTTCGAGCGACCCCGAAGCCTACTGCCTCAACTGGCTGCTGGAGGAGGTCTCCACCTCCATCAACACCGCTGCCGCGGGCGGCAATGCCAGCCTGATGGCGATCGGCTGACAGATAGTCGCGGCGGGTTCCGCCGCGACACTCCTTCCCGTGGGCATGACGCCCCTCATCCGGCCTGCCGGCCCCCTTCTCCCCGCGAGCAGGAGAAGGGGATATGCCGCGCTGGTTTCCCTTTCCCGCATCTCACACGGATGCATCCCTCGCCTCTTGTGGGTGAGGAACAATCGTCACGCCCGGCCAGCAATTCGGTGAAAAAATCCCCGCTTTCCCGGCATTCTTCTTGCACTTGCGGCCCCGTCATGCCAATCGGGCGCGAACAGCTCAGAGCAGCCGGGCCCGCCTTCATTCGCTTATCTGCTCTGTCCATTTGTTTTGCCGCATTTGTGCGACGGCAGGCGGAAGTGCCTGCCTGCAGAATGCTCCAGCGCCGGAGACGAGAGCATGAGCCAGTCGGAAAAGAACGGTCTGACCTATAGCGATGCGGGCGTCGACATCGACGCGGGCAACCTGATGGTCGAGAAGATCAAGCCGGCGGTGCGCTCCACGCGCCGCCCGGGCGCGGACGGCGAGATCGGCGGCTTTGGCGGCCTCTTCGACCTCAAGGCGGCCGGTTTCAAGGATCCGGTGCTCGTCGCGGCCAACGACGGCGTCGGCACCAAGCTGAAGATCGCCATCGACGCGGACCGCCACGACACGGTCGGCATCGACCTCGTCGCCATGTGCGTCAACGACCTCGTGGTGCAGGGCGCAGAGCCCCTCTTCTTCCTCGACTATTTCGCCACCGGCAAGCTCGATCCCGAACAGGGCGCGGCCATCGTCGAAGGCATCGCCGAGGGTTGCCGGCAGGCAGGCTGCGCGCTGATCGGCGGCGAGACCGCCGAAATGCCCGGCATGTATTCGCATGGCGACTATGACCTTGCAGGCTTCGCCGTGGGTGCGGCCGAGCGAGGGCAGCTGCTGCCGGCGGGCGACATCGGCGAAGGCGACGTCATCCTCGGCCTCGCCTCCTCGGGCGTTCACTCCAACGGCTATTCGCTGGTGCGCAAGATCGTCACGCTCTCGGGCCTTGCCTGGGATGCACCTGCCCCGTTCGACAGCGCGAAGAGCCTTGGCGAGGCGCTGCTGGCGCCGACGAAAATCTATGTGAAACCGCTCCTCAAGGCGATCCGCGAGACGGGCGCGATCAAGGCGCTGGCGCATATTACCGGCGGCGGCTTCCCGGAGAACATTCCGCGCGTGCTGCCGAAGCACCTTGCCGCCGAGATCGACCTCGATGCCGTCAAGGCTCCCGCCGTCTTCTCCTGGCTCGCCAGGACCGGCGGCGTGGAAGCCAAGGAAATGCTGCGCACCTTCAACTGCGGCGTCGGCATGATCGCCGTCGTTCCCGCCGACAAGGCCGATGCGGTCTCGGCCGCGCTTGTCGCCGAAGGTGAAAACGTCTTCCGCCTCGGCCGCATGGTCGCCCGCGAAGAAGGTGCGGCCGGTACGATCTACAAGGGCACGCTTGCCCTATGACGTCGCCCCGCAAGCGCGTCGTCGCCTTCATCTCCGGCGGCGGCTCCAACATGCTGGCACTGGCGAAGGCGGCTCAGGCGCCGGACTTCCCGGCCGAGATCGTCGCGGTCTTCTCCGACAAGGCGGAGGCGGGCGGGCTTGCGAAGGCCGAGGCGCTCGGCATTCCGACCCGCGCCTTCCTGCGCCGGGACTTGGCCAGCAAGGAAGCCCACGAAGCCGCGATCCTCGATGCGCTGGACGCGCTCTCGCCCGATATCATCTGCCTCGCCGGCTACATGCGCCTGCTCTCCGGCACCTTCATCAACCGCCATGAAGGCCGCATCCTCAACATCCACCCCTCCCTACTGCCGCTCTTCCCCGGCCTTCATACGCACCAGCGCGCCATCGACGCCGGCATGCGCCTTGCCGGCTGTACGGTGCATTTCGTGACGGAAGGCATGGATGAAGGTCCGGTGATCGTGCAGGCGGCCGTGCCGGTTCTGCCGGCCGATACGGCGGAGACGCTCGCCGCGCGGGTGCTCACCGTGGAGCACCGCAGCTATCCGCTGGCGCTGCGGCTCGTCGCGGAAGGCAAGGTGCGAATGGAAGGCGGCAAGGCCGTTGCTTCCGGCGACCTGCCGCAGGTGGACGGCGCGTATCTGATTTCGCCGGCGGCGGCCTGAGAAAAATCCGCCTCTGCCTGCCGGCATCTCCCCACAAGGGGGGAGAAAGTCAAAGGCTTGCTCACCGTTCAAAATCTGAATGCAGAGGGTGCGGCAGGTTAAGTCCCTCCCCCTTGTGGGGAGGGATTTAGGGAGGGGTCTTTTCCCCTCAGATCACCAAGATCGGCGCCTTGCCCTTCACGCGATCGTAAAGGTCGATCACATCCTGGTTGAGCATGCGCACGCAGCCCGACGAGACGGCCTTGCCGATGGACTTCCATTCCGGCGAGCCGTGCAGGCGGTAGAGCGTATCCTGCCCGTTCTGGAAGATATAGAGCGCGCGGGCGCCGAGCGGGTTGTTGAGCCCACCGGCCATGCCGCCGTTTGCGCCGGAATATTTGACGAGTTCCGGCTGGCGCTTGACCATCTCGTCCGGCGGCGTCCATTTCGGCCAGGCCTGCTTCCATTGGATGACGCCGCGGCCCGACCAGGCAAAACCCTGCCGGCCGATGCCGACGCCGTAGCGCATGGCGCGGCCCGACGGCAGGATGAGATAGAGGAAACGGTTGCCCGTATCGACGATGATTGTGCCCGGCTTTTCGGCGAAGGGGCTCTCGACCTCCTGCCGGTAGAAGCGCGCGTCGATCTGCTGGTAGGGTACGGCCGGCACCTGGAAGCCGCCGTCGTTCAAAGGGCCATAGATCGAGGCATAGCGCGAGGATTCGGGCAGCAGGCCCGAGGGCGGCGTCTGGCCGTAAAGGCCGACCGGCTGCCGGTTGTCGATATATTCCGGCCGACCTTCCAGCGCGGGATTGCGGAAATAGGGCCGCGTCTCGTAGCGGAACTGGTCCGTGTTCATGGACGAGGTGCAGCCGGCAAGGCCGCTTGCCATGGCAAGGCCGGAAAACTGGAGGAAGCGGCGGCGGGAAAGCGCGGTATCGGTCATGAAAGCGTGGGCACCCGTTTATCGGAAAGACAGGATGAACGAAGAGGCTGAATCACCAACTAACAAAAGGCGAATTGGGTCCGCAATCCTGCCCTAATTGTGGCAGCCGCGACTGGCCCGAGGCTTGCGCGCCGGAATTTTCACCCGCTGTCGCCCGAAGGTCACTCTACCAAAGTGGCCCTTTACGCTGTATCCCGGATGGAAGAAATTCCGGGAAACGGAGAACGCGACGGGATGGACGCGAGCATATTGACGGATGCGGGCTTTGCGCCGCTCGACGAGGCGGATTGGCGCAAACTGGCCGAAAAGGCGCTGAAAGGCGCGAATTTCGAGGCGACGCTCGTCTCGCGCAGCGACGACGGCCTTGCCATCCAGCCGATCTACAGCCGCCGCGAAGGCGCAGCACCCCTTGCCCACGGCCATGCCGATACGCCGCACGCAGGCGGCGCATGGACCGTCAACCAGCGCCGCGACGATGCAGACCTTGCCCGCGCCCGTGCGCAGATGGCCGACGACCTCGAAAACGGCGCGACCGGCGCTTCCCTCGTCTTCCGTGGCAGCGCCGCGGCGCATGGCACGGGCATCGCAGCCGGCAGTGAGATCGCCTTCCGCAAGACCGCCGCCGCGCGCGCCGCAGCCCCCTTCTCGCTGCGGCTCGAAGCCGGCTTTGCCGACCGGGCGCTCGCGACGACGCTTGCCCATGCGCTCGCCGATGCAGGGGCGCAGACAGCGCCGGTGCATTTCGGTCTCGATCCCTTCACCGCGGCGCTTGCGGGGGGCCGCGCCGAAAGCAACGCACTAACCAGCCTCGCCAAAGAGCTGATCGGCTTCGGCTTTTACGGCTCCGTGCTGAATGCCGACGGGCGACTGGCACACAATGCGGGGGCGAGCGAGACGCTGGAGCTTGCCATCATCGCGGCGGCGCTGGCGGAAAGCCTGCGTCTGCTCGATGCGGCAGGGCTCGCTCCGGAAGACATCTTCGCGGCGACCTCGCTCTCGCTTGCCGCCGATCAGGACCAGTTCCTCACCACGGCGAAGATGCGTGCGGCACGGCTGATCCATGCCCGCATGCAGGCGGCCTGCGGCATTTCCGAGCAGAAGCCCGCGCATATCCACGCCGAGACGAGCTGGCGCATGCTGACGCGGCGCGACCCGGAAACCAACATCCTGCGCAACACCATCGCCGTCTTTTCCGCCGGCACCGGCGGGGCGGACGAGATCACCGTGCTGCCGCACACGCTGGCGCTCGGCCTGCCCGATCCCCTCGCCCGCCGCATCGCCCGCAACACGCAGGTCGTGCTGATCACCGAAAGCAACCTCGCCCATGTCGCCGACCCCGCCGCCGGCGCGGGCGGCATCGAGGCGCTGACGGAGGGGCTGGCGGAAAAGGCGTGGGAGATCTTCACCGGGATCGAGAAGACGGGCGGGCTTTCCGCCGCCATCGCCTCGGGCACGGTACAGGCCATGGTCGAGGCAGCGCGAGCGGCGCGCAAGGCAAGGCCCATCGTCGGCACGACGCTGTTTCCGCTGAAGGACGAGCGGCCGGTGACGGTGCTCGGGCCGCTCGACGAGATGGCGGCGGCGGGGCTTCGGCCGGTGCTTCTGGTTGATTGCGTGGAGGCGGCGTGATGGGCGCGGCCTACCCCCCTCTGCCCTGCCGGGCATCTCCCCCACAAGGGGGGAGATTGGATGGAGCGCCGTCTCGCCCAACTCCAACGTTGCCGATTGAGCAAGGCTTGTGCCCCTTGCCGATCTCCCCCCTTGTGGGGGAGATGCCCGGCAGGGCAGAGGGGGGTGAAGCCGCTGCGCAGTACCGTATCAAAGGAGCCGCCGCATGAGCCGGATTCCCGACTTCTCCTCCATCGCATGGTCGAAGCCGGCGGCGCCCACTGCTGCCAGCGAGGCCGTCTGGGCGACGCCCGAAGACATCGCCGTCGCCGGCGCCTATGGCGAGGCGGACCTTTCCGGCCTTTCCTATCTCGACACCTGGCCGGGCGCGGCGCCCTATCTGCGCGGCCCCTACCCGACCATGTATGTCCAGCAGCCCTGGACGATCCGGCAATATGCCGGCTTCTCGACGGCGGAGGAATCGAACGCCTTCTACCGGCGCAATCTCGCGGCCGGGCAGAAGGGCCTGTCCGTCGCCTTCGACCTTGCCACCCACCGGGGCTACGACAGCGACCATCCGCGCGTTGCCGGCGACGTCGGCATGGCGGGCGTCGCGATCGATTCAATCCTCGACATGCGGCAGCTCTTCGACGGCATCCCGCTCGACCAGATGAGCGTTTCCATGACCATGAACGGCGCGGTGCTGCCGATCATGGCGCTCTTCATCGTGGCGGCGGAGGAGCAGGGTGTTTCCGAAGACAAGCTGTCCGGGACCATCCAGAACGACATCCTCAAGGAGTTCATGGTCCGCAACACCTATATCTACCCGCCGCAGCCGTCGATGCGGATCATCTCCGACATCTTCAGCTATACCAGCCGGCGCATGCCGAAGTTCAACTCCATCTCGATCTCCGGCTACCACATGCAGGAGGCCGGGGCGACGGCGGACCTGGAGCTCGCCTATACCATCGCAGACGGCATCGAATATGCCCGCGCCGGGGTCGCCGCCGGGCTCGATATCGACACCTTCGCGCCGCGCCTTTCCTTCTTCTGGGCGATCGGCATGAACTTCTTCATGGAAGTCGCCAAGATGCGCGCCGCGCGCCTCATCTGGGCCGCGCTGATGAAGCGGAACTTTTCGCCGAAGGACGCCCGGTCCCTGGCGCTGAGAACCCATTGCCAGACCTCCGGCTGGTCGCTGACGGCGCAGGACCCGATGAACAACGTCATGCGCACCATGGTGGAAGCGATGGCGGCGACGCAGGGGCATACCCAATCGCTGCACACCAACTCCTTCGACGAGGCGCTGGCGCTGCCGACCGACCACTCCGCCCGCA
Coding sequences within:
- the purM gene encoding phosphoribosylformylglycinamidine cyclo-ligase, with the protein product MSQSEKNGLTYSDAGVDIDAGNLMVEKIKPAVRSTRRPGADGEIGGFGGLFDLKAAGFKDPVLVAANDGVGTKLKIAIDADRHDTVGIDLVAMCVNDLVVQGAEPLFFLDYFATGKLDPEQGAAIVEGIAEGCRQAGCALIGGETAEMPGMYSHGDYDLAGFAVGAAERGQLLPAGDIGEGDVILGLASSGVHSNGYSLVRKIVTLSGLAWDAPAPFDSAKSLGEALLAPTKIYVKPLLKAIRETGAIKALAHITGGGFPENIPRVLPKHLAAEIDLDAVKAPAVFSWLARTGGVEAKEMLRTFNCGVGMIAVVPADKADAVSAALVAEGENVFRLGRMVAREEGAAGTIYKGTLAL
- the purN gene encoding phosphoribosylglycinamide formyltransferase, with amino-acid sequence MTSPRKRVVAFISGGGSNMLALAKAAQAPDFPAEIVAVFSDKAEAGGLAKAEALGIPTRAFLRRDLASKEAHEAAILDALDALSPDIICLAGYMRLLSGTFINRHEGRILNIHPSLLPLFPGLHTHQRAIDAGMRLAGCTVHFVTEGMDEGPVIVQAAVPVLPADTAETLAARVLTVEHRSYPLALRLVAEGKVRMEGGKAVASGDLPQVDGAYLISPAAA
- the scpA gene encoding methylmalonyl-CoA mutase; protein product: MSRIPDFSSIAWSKPAAPTAASEAVWATPEDIAVAGAYGEADLSGLSYLDTWPGAAPYLRGPYPTMYVQQPWTIRQYAGFSTAEESNAFYRRNLAAGQKGLSVAFDLATHRGYDSDHPRVAGDVGMAGVAIDSILDMRQLFDGIPLDQMSVSMTMNGAVLPIMALFIVAAEEQGVSEDKLSGTIQNDILKEFMVRNTYIYPPQPSMRIISDIFSYTSRRMPKFNSISISGYHMQEAGATADLELAYTIADGIEYARAGVAAGLDIDTFAPRLSFFWAIGMNFFMEVAKMRAARLIWAALMKRNFSPKDARSLALRTHCQTSGWSLTAQDPMNNVMRTMVEAMAATQGHTQSLHTNSFDEALALPTDHSARIARNTQILLQKESGTTRIIDPWGGSAYVERLTHDLAARALSHIEEVEALGGMAKAIEKGIPKLRIEEAAARTQARIDSGHQTVVGVNFSRPERDIEVDVLKVDNSEVRARQLAKLQQLKGTRDTAAAESALDRLTEVARSGDGNLLQFAVKAARARATVGEIAFALERAFGRHVAEIRTISGVYRKEMGADDRAFNTAADKIAAFEKLRHEKPTILVAKMGQDGHDRGQKVIASAFADLGFHVIVGAMFQTPEEVADLAIREGAHIVGASSLAAGHLTLVPELKAALVKRGARDMLIAVGGVIPPQDFPALEKAGADAIFPPGTVIADAASALIDRLMA
- a CDS encoding methylmalonyl-CoA mutase family protein, with amino-acid sequence MDASILTDAGFAPLDEADWRKLAEKALKGANFEATLVSRSDDGLAIQPIYSRREGAAPLAHGHADTPHAGGAWTVNQRRDDADLARARAQMADDLENGATGASLVFRGSAAAHGTGIAAGSEIAFRKTAAARAAAPFSLRLEAGFADRALATTLAHALADAGAQTAPVHFGLDPFTAALAGGRAESNALTSLAKELIGFGFYGSVLNADGRLAHNAGASETLELAIIAAALAESLRLLDAAGLAPEDIFAATSLSLAADQDQFLTTAKMRAARLIHARMQAACGISEQKPAHIHAETSWRMLTRRDPETNILRNTIAVFSAGTGGADEITVLPHTLALGLPDPLARRIARNTQVVLITESNLAHVADPAAGAGGIEALTEGLAEKAWEIFTGIEKTGGLSAAIASGTVQAMVEAARAARKARPIVGTTLFPLKDERPVTVLGPLDEMAAAGLRPVLLVDCVEAA
- a CDS encoding L,D-transpeptidase — encoded protein: MTDTALSRRRFLQFSGLAMASGLAGCTSSMNTDQFRYETRPYFRNPALEGRPEYIDNRQPVGLYGQTPPSGLLPESSRYASIYGPLNDGGFQVPAVPYQQIDARFYRQEVESPFAEKPGTIIVDTGNRFLYLILPSGRAMRYGVGIGRQGFAWSGRGVIQWKQAWPKWTPPDEMVKRQPELVKYSGANGGMAGGLNNPLGARALYIFQNGQDTLYRLHGSPEWKSIGKAVSSGCVRMLNQDVIDLYDRVKGKAPILVI